A region from the Thermanaeromonas toyohensis ToBE genome encodes:
- a CDS encoding 50S ribosomal protein L25/general stress protein Ctc, translated as MLKMTNLCYIIISGERGELHFMEASVLTVQPRQKTGKGPARRLRQQGLLPAILYGRDAGNLPIMIKLKELQRVLEREGERALVKVHLEKDGARQEYMALLREVQRDPIRGDLLHVDLYQVPAGEKITVTVPVVLEGEPRGVKAGGILQHGLSELEIECLPADLPEAIVVDVSGLDVGDHLTVADIKPPKGVKILSEPEGLIATVVELEKGEEAEAEEEGGAPEGA; from the coding sequence ATGCTTAAGATGACCAATTTATGCTACATTATAATTTCAGGAGAAAGGGGAGAATTACATTTTATGGAAGCCAGTGTATTAACAGTTCAGCCTAGGCAGAAAACCGGTAAAGGACCGGCTCGTCGTTTAAGACAGCAAGGTTTGTTACCAGCAATTTTATACGGCCGGGATGCGGGGAATCTTCCCATAATGATTAAGCTAAAGGAACTCCAGAGGGTTTTAGAAAGGGAAGGGGAGAGGGCCTTAGTCAAAGTCCATCTGGAAAAGGATGGTGCAAGACAAGAATACATGGCCCTACTCCGGGAAGTCCAGCGCGACCCCATACGGGGCGACCTGCTTCATGTAGATCTCTACCAGGTTCCGGCCGGAGAAAAGATCACTGTTACGGTACCTGTGGTTTTAGAGGGCGAACCACGAGGGGTCAAAGCTGGGGGTATCCTCCAGCACGGTTTATCAGAGCTGGAGATAGAATGTTTACCTGCTGACCTGCCGGAAGCCATTGTGGTGGATGTGAGCGGCTTGGACGTTGGTGACCATCTTACCGTGGCCGATATTAAGCCACCTAAAGGAGTGAAGATACTTTCGGAACCCGAGGGCCTCATTGCCACCGTGGTGGAACTGGAGAAGGGTGAGGAGGCCGAGGCCGAAGAGGAAGGGGGAGCTCCTGAGGGAGCTTAA
- a CDS encoding ribose-phosphate diphosphokinase, which translates to MTSETDMLKIFTGNANPKLAQEICAYLKVPLGKAKVGRFSDGEISLAIDESVRGADVFVIQPTCNPVNDNLMELLILIDALRRASAWRITAVIPYYGYARQERKTRARDPISAKLVANLITAAGADRVLTMDLHAGAIQGFFDIPVDHLTAIPILADYFKALNLKELVVVSPDVGGVIRARNLAERLKAEIAIIDKRRPTANVAEVMNIIGEVEGKTVIMVDDLIDTAGTICLGAQALKEQGARSIYACCTHPVLSGPAVERLEASPIEEVVVCNTIPVPAEKNTPKLRHLSVAPLLGEAIIRIHRDESVSTLFD; encoded by the coding sequence ATGACCAGCGAAACAGATATGCTAAAGATCTTCACAGGCAATGCCAACCCTAAGCTCGCCCAGGAGATCTGCGCCTACCTTAAGGTGCCCCTGGGGAAAGCTAAGGTGGGGCGCTTCAGCGACGGGGAAATAAGCCTAGCCATAGATGAAAGCGTGCGGGGGGCTGATGTCTTTGTAATCCAGCCTACCTGTAACCCGGTGAACGATAACCTAATGGAACTTTTAATCTTGATAGATGCCCTGCGGCGGGCCTCGGCCTGGCGCATAACAGCAGTAATACCATATTATGGATATGCCCGCCAGGAGCGGAAGACCCGGGCGCGAGATCCCATTTCAGCTAAGCTGGTGGCTAACCTCATTACTGCTGCTGGGGCAGACCGCGTCCTCACCATGGACCTGCACGCTGGGGCCATCCAAGGTTTTTTTGATATACCGGTAGATCATTTGACAGCCATACCTATCCTGGCCGATTACTTTAAGGCCTTAAATCTTAAAGAGCTGGTTGTAGTCTCGCCTGACGTGGGGGGTGTGATTCGAGCCCGTAATCTAGCCGAACGGCTCAAGGCAGAAATAGCTATCATCGACAAGCGTAGACCCACCGCCAACGTAGCTGAAGTAATGAACATAATTGGCGAAGTGGAGGGCAAGACAGTAATCATGGTAGATGATCTCATCGATACCGCTGGAACCATATGTTTGGGTGCACAGGCTTTAAAAGAGCAAGGTGCGCGGTCCATCTACGCTTGCTGCACCCACCCGGTGCTCTCCGGGCCTGCCGTGGAGAGGCTGGAGGCGTCCCCCATTGAGGAAGTAGTGGTTTGCAATACCATTCCGGTACCCGCGGAAAAGAATACGCCTAAGCTCCGCCATCTCTCAGTGGCTCCCCTTTTAGGGGAGGCCATCATACGTATCCACCGGGACGAATCCGTCAGTACCTTGTTTGATTAA
- a CDS encoding PRC-barrel domain-containing protein, producing MLHRSKKILGMPVISLADGQVVGRVKRLLLDLQNLKIAGLILDRKGWFKEQPVIPYSHVKNIGSHAVTIDEASAVVNLRSLPELEELAKKLLPLVGARVITEEGVVLGTVEDFFFDPRDGKIQELELKGKLWQGHTLLPASTIRTCGRDALIAKAEAPNLIQRRRGALSWPSWEAASRATEKWGQSLNRYLKRLPGLSQKDKPLKPN from the coding sequence ATGCTGCACCGCAGTAAAAAAATCCTGGGAATGCCTGTAATAAGCCTAGCCGACGGGCAAGTAGTAGGGCGCGTAAAGCGGCTCCTCCTCGATCTCCAAAACTTAAAAATAGCTGGCCTTATCCTAGACCGTAAGGGTTGGTTTAAAGAGCAACCTGTAATACCGTACAGCCATGTGAAAAATATTGGTAGCCACGCCGTGACCATCGATGAAGCTTCAGCAGTAGTAAACTTGCGCTCCCTACCTGAGCTAGAGGAGCTAGCTAAGAAACTTCTGCCCCTGGTGGGAGCCAGGGTAATAACAGAAGAGGGGGTCGTCTTAGGTACTGTAGAGGATTTCTTTTTTGATCCCCGGGACGGTAAAATACAAGAGCTGGAGTTAAAAGGGAAGCTGTGGCAAGGCCATACCTTACTTCCGGCTTCTACCATCCGCACCTGCGGCCGCGATGCTTTAATTGCCAAGGCTGAAGCCCCCAACCTCATCCAGCGCCGACGGGGTGCTTTGAGCTGGCCTAGCTGGGAAGCTGCCTCAAGAGCTACCGAAAAATGGGGCCAGAGTTTAAACCGGTACCTTAAGCGTTTACCTGGCTTAAGCCAAAAGGATAAACCGTTAAAGCCCAACTAG
- the pth gene encoding aminoacyl-tRNA hydrolase: MVVGLGNPGPLYETTRHNAGFMALDLLADELGINFTREKQGALIGTGQIEGRRVLLVKPLTFMNLSGQAVAGLARWYGIYPQDILVLLDDLDLPPGRLRIRPRGSSGGHKGLASVLEALGTEGVPRARIGIGRPPPGKDVVEYVLEPFTNQEWEAVRPILIRAAEAARFWILSGDIEEVMNRYNC, translated from the coding sequence ATGGTTGTGGGCCTGGGTAACCCAGGCCCCTTGTACGAGACCACGCGCCATAATGCTGGTTTTATGGCCTTAGATCTCCTGGCCGATGAATTAGGGATAAACTTTACCCGGGAAAAGCAGGGGGCCCTCATAGGCACAGGTCAAATAGAGGGCCGGCGAGTTCTTTTAGTTAAGCCCCTCACCTTTATGAACCTTAGCGGCCAGGCGGTGGCCGGGCTCGCCCGCTGGTACGGTATATATCCTCAGGATATTCTAGTGCTTTTAGATGATCTGGACCTGCCCCCCGGACGTTTGCGCATCAGGCCACGGGGTAGCTCAGGCGGACATAAAGGTTTAGCCTCTGTACTTGAAGCCCTGGGGACCGAAGGGGTACCACGTGCCAGGATCGGTATTGGACGACCTCCTCCGGGTAAGGACGTGGTGGAGTACGTCTTGGAGCCTTTTACTAATCAAGAATGGGAGGCTGTCCGTCCCATTCTAATACGGGCCGCCGAAGCCGCCCGTTTTTGGATCCTAAGCGGAGACATAGAAGAGGTCATGAATCGATATAATTGTTAA